The Macadamia integrifolia cultivar HAES 741 chromosome 3, SCU_Mint_v3, whole genome shotgun sequence genome segment attttaaacacttttgtaattggttttatttcattaatgcaatgtcttttatttttatgggttATGTTATTTAAGTTATTCAGatgtgtaataattttaatttctagttcaaggtttagatctaggtgacaagatccaagctttgaagcatctctgttcaagttcaagtttctctttcagatttgttttctctagtactagcaatttcagatttggtttattccagatctggtttttagtattggtagtatttcaaatctcaatcaagtttccaagttcaagtattgaagttcaagtaagtaggcttctacagtagtcttctcacccccctctcattccctcttcttactaccctttTCATTCttgaattaggttttaaattttcaattttacattattgctctccctttcccctaaggttcatggttagattatgtgttggctttgcccctctctagctatggaaccatcattttattttgactatttatattgcatcccttcccctaaagccaagtaaaaAAGCCCCtataagagtactctctggtcaagtaggaaagctcgtATTATTTATGGTACATCCCTCAAGCTAAGTAAAGATATCtacttatgtgcctctctctagcttcttcccatttttattttatttatttacttttcagtacTATTTATTTTCAGCacttactttcagttatttgcttttctattgcgtggtttgagtaattaaattcctagatgacgaatggttagggttagatgtgaatggttaggtcgttcaatttttattgtaatttcaattccaatttccctagatatgttggttaggacgttgttagatgcatgtgttttagggaggtagttagaattatatcacaatcattaatctgtgcactttcgcattactagaaaaagcctaaaataaagtagctgctctccctgtgttcgacccgttagttacactgatccgtacgcttgcggttatttttaaatctcaaacagtcaCGTAGATAACACCAAAAAACACCACCTCtgccaataaattttttttccttgttgaaCTAAGACTGATAAAGCAAGCGGTTTAATTAATGCAGAAACTCAATCTGATTATTGTATCCAATTAAAAATTGAATGggaaaccttcttttttttttttttttactaacaacgGGTATGCCTTTGGCCTGATTAGtcctttctaattttttatttttcttttaagactAGTCCTGTGGGTCTTATACTGACCCTACAACCACATGGACAGGAAGGGAGGGGGAAATGATACTAACTTACCATGTTCATATTCCCCATAATCATAGACAACTATGAATCACCACTACTATATCATTGGCTACCTCTCCTATCCATTTTGATCTCGTACTATTTGACAAACACATTGCCATGGTGAACTGCATCATGAATAGGGCTCCAAACTTGGAATTAATAATTGAATTGGCCAGTGCTGATTTCAATAATAATTGATCGGAATCaatcagaatcagccaaaaACTGATAAAAATGGGCAAGAATCGATCAAATCAACCAATTTGACCGATCCAATATCGATTTTTAAACCATGATCACGCAATCCATAAATGTAACGGCCACCAGAATTAATGGCGGCTCACCTTAGGAGAAATAATTACCACTATTATAGTATTATTTACGGAAGTTTAGGTATCTCAATGGCAAGGACCTATTATCATTAGATCTCATTATGCCATGTGGAAGAGTGATATTGTGACTCCAACCATTGGATATCTAGGAAATGCGTTAAATTAGTCACATCTAATTTCAACCTCAATTTCAAACATTTCCCCTCCCACAAACCAGACCATTTACATAAGCCCTAAAAATCCTGACAAGCATCTCAAAAAGCATTTGCAGGTAACCAgtgcaaggaaaaaaaaagaagatcaatGGAGAACAAATAAATATCACCTAAATCAAATTGCAGAGTATGCCATAACACAAAAGCATAAAGAAATTCTctgttttgattcttttgaagaTACAACAGAATAAATGGAACAAAAACAGCAATGAACACAGCAATTTTTCTTAACATCCTTCAGTAGATTATTACTTAAACCCAAACAGTACTCCAACCAAAAGACAGCTATGGAAGTATGATTTATAATTGCAGTAAACAAAGCAACGCAGGACATAATTTcaagaagcaaaaaagaaaaggtgagCCAGAATGTTCAACCTTATAATTACGGATATGGGTTTTGAACCCCATTGATTGTGCAACGACTTCCATGCTTGACAGAACAACTTTTGCTGGTTTTTGAGATACAAAGCGCATTTGATGCTTCACACAGTCCTGTACAGTATAGAAAAAATCCATTAGGtattttaattcaattaagGATCAGATAAAAATACTTGATTCAGAATGGCCATAGCTGATGGGATGTGGGTCCATAATAAGTTCTTCACAGCATATTTTGgtgaaagaaaaagattagTAGCTTGGCCATCGACATAACAAACCAAGAGAATGTGTTGACTGAAATAAGGGAGTAGGTTCCCTCCGGCCAGAGTACTAATTCTGGCAATTGGAGGGTCCCTATTTCAACCTAACAATGGGAGGCCTATTTATAACATTTCACTGCTCATAGGAACAGTGAAATGTGGGAGGATGTGCAAATTGGTTCCGCACACGTTCCTTTGAAATTGTTTTCAAATTAAAGAAAAGGTCATAGCATAAGAACTCCAGCCACATAGGAATAGCAATTCAGGggcaaataaatcaaataaatgaCTGGCTGGTGAATAAGAGATAAATTGCACCTGCTGACGGTCAAACAATGCTGACAGGTTCAGCCCTTGAGAGAGAATGATTAGGTCAAAGGCATTTAGATTCAGAGGACCCATGTCTTCCTTCCCAGATTTCTCATTAACCTGCTGCTCCTACAGGAGTCCAAAGCACCAATTATGCCAAGAAACAAAAGGGGTCCAATATAAATAGACCAATGTATAGAAGGACCAAGTACCACCGTTACTGCAATCATATGAGTAGAATGTGTATAGCAAAACCCATTACCAAAAGGACGACGAATATAACTCCTCCAAGATTTTTAACTGACACTTCCAATTACATAAGTTATACAAGCAGTGTTGAAAGCCTTACCAACCTCAGGATCATCAAAAACAGCATATACATCATCCAGGTTAACATCCTCATACTCAACAAGTCTAACAGGAACATAGCCCTTCCTAAACCATTCATCATTCCTGATCTCTTCAATGTGAATGCGCTGAAAATTTCACATATAGGAACCAAATCAATTACAATGAGTTCACTAAATATTTGAATAAATTATTAATAACATGTTAAGGAGAGGTGGCATTGCCACAGGTGGTATGAAGGAGGCTAACTCCCTAAGCTCCTCATATTAAGAATATCGCCAATctcttctatcctttcttttctatggatatttttttatcttataaTTGCTTAAAAGTTAGAATTAGAGTTATAATTAGATTTCTTCCACAGTTcactttcttttgataaaaagtAATATCCAGCTAGACAGCTTACAATAATACAAGGGAACATTATAAATTTCCCTccctagaaaaaataaattgagggaaaaaataataaaaatataagtaGTTCTTGAATTATGAAACATATATCTCCAAAAGAAACATCCTCATTAGCTAAAGGCACCAAAGTTTTCAGGATCTTGATTAAGAACCATATTAAAATAATTCATGGAAATGGACCCACTGAGAAATAAATGAGAACATATCATTCAGCAAATACTTAACAGTTTCAGGATTTGGGTCCAGAATTCTTTGAATCAGAGAGTTTGCCCCAACTGAAAACCAGGATGGGCATGAAAAGTCTGCTTGCTCTATCTGTAGGAAAATACAACCCATCAGATTGTGTTAGTTGTGATATATAACCATGGAGATGAATTTAGTCAATGTGCAGATTAGAAATGTGGGGACACCAACCTTGCAATCTATCATTAGAGTGTTAGCAAAATGAAATAGTTAACCAGTAGAAGACAAATCTTGAAATGAAACATGTCACCGTAGTGGTAAGTTGCACAAGATACATGTGTGGAAACAATATACCTTACTATAAAGAGTGGTGAGATCAATGTCGTCGAATGGGAGATATCCTGCCATCAAAACATAAAGAATaacaccacaagaccagacatCTGCTACAGCACCATCATAACCCTTATGGCTGAGTACCTAAGGCAAAACATGCAGGGTTTGTAAGCTGTGTAGCTTGGACATAAATATAACCACATGTGGCACGCATGTAATCTTCAATTCAGAAGCTATGATAGGTACCTCTGGTGCAACATAGTTGGGAGTCCCACAGGTGGTACGAAGGAGGCTAATTCCCTGATCATAAACATTAAAGCAATTAATTAAAGCTCATAGTATTTCCCAGTAATTATGAATATAAAAGAAATTATGAAGATCTTACTTGGGCAGAAAATGCACTAAggccaaaatctgaaattttcagATTTCCTTGGGAATCCAGCAGAAGATTTTCAGGCTAAAAGTTAAACAAAACTGTTGTTAGGGGTTTGTTCAACAGTAAATACAAAACAGATTTCCAACACCCAGACATTGAAGACCTTTAAATCTCGGTGGTAAACTCCCTTGCTGTGGCAATAATCCACACCATCAATGAGCTGTTGAAAGTATCTTCGTGACTCAGTTTCATTCAATCGCCCTTGGTGAACCTGCCCAAACAGAACAAAATCAATAATGAAGGACAAGAAAGAAGATGGCTGGCACTTAGAGGTTGTGCTAGAAGGCTCACTATTTTATCAAACAATTCACCGCCTGTAATGAACTCCAAGATTATATAAATTTTTGTACGGCTGGCAAGAACCTAGTAAACCACTGTTTAAGGTTAGATAAAAGCACAAATAACCACAATCTGCAGAAATAACCAATCttcaaggagaaggagaatgggtttAAGAAGTAAAGTTTAATGTGAAAAGTGTCAGCATACCTCACGTAGACGGACAACATATGGATGTCTAACAAGCTTCATTATGGATATCTCCCTCTTAATCTGCAAGCAGAAGTGAAAGAAACCACTTCACTGAGCATTAGTTGCAACAATGGACAGCAGAAGCCAAGGGACAGAGACAGATCAAATCATCCATAGACACAAGGTATAAATGGGAGGGGGTGGAGAGGCCTGCTCGATGAGGGCTGacaaaagaatttaaaattcaaaacaaatctCTGGCATATTTTCTGATCTAATGCAGGATGAACTCATAATTCTCAAATTTCAAAGAATAAACTTCATCCAAGGTTTAGTGAATTAGGATTAGGACGATCAGACAGTTGCTATTCCAGAACCATAGCAAATGGGAAGCTTGTTTATAAGAACCATCATATCCACAAGACACTAAACTAGATACAGTCACACACATATATGTATCATTTCAGACCCCACCAGAAGGCTCTGCAAAAGCACTGCGTCCACAAATTGAGAAGGCACAAAAACTTACTGTACTGCACACAGGATAAGTGTGCTCACAACAACTAGGAATCTGAGATGCACCCCATAAACTTTGTCCGTAGAAAATAGCCACACCCTATTAAATCCAAGATAGATTTGTTTCTTCAGAACTTAATCCTTGGTATCTCCCTCTTGAGGACTTAGATCTCGAATTTCAATTACAGTCAACACTTACAACCTTTCTTTTCAGCAGGACATCACAACCTTATATTAAAACCTGCCTCAAAGCCCAATTCAACTAGAACTTATTCTTCATCCTCTACCCTATTCTAAATCAACTCCAAacacacccccccaaaaaagaagaagaaaaagctgGCTTTCAGAACGAGAAAAGTGCGTGAATGGCGAGTGTGGTGTTTTCTCTCTAAATAGAGACAAATGCATCGTAAATAAGGACAGTGTGATTAGACCGTAAGCGTGGGGTGTGGCTGAGCACCGAGGCATGGCGAGGTGAAGGGGGGAAGCAACTACAAAGCCCCTTGTAGCTTGAATGGGACTCAACAAGTTGCTTCCAGCAAGGAAGTAGGGTGCTCTACGATCAACTTGACCGCAGTAAGAGAGTAGATCACCAATGCAAAATGGTGCTCTACAATCAGCTTGACTGCAGGGTGGTTGTAGACTAGGCTGATTGTAAATCAGCTCCACCACCAGGAGAGAGTGGTTGTAGATCATCTCAGCCGTTGCTTCTTTGATCTAAGATCATCTAGCCGTTGCTTCTTTGGTCTACAATCAGCAGGCTTTGCAACATCTCGACATGTCACAGGAACATCAAATTGGTCCATCTAGATGTTACTTTGGTTTTGACATAATTCCTAGAGTTGAGTATCGGTTGaagaatgaaaatcccataagtTCATCATTAAGTGCATCTGCCCAACCGAAAATGCCAATATGTATATTGGCTTGGATAAAAAATGGCATTTGATTTTTAAGTTGAGGAATCAAGACTCTGACCTCATTTATAGGCTGCATTTTTGTGTTAAACTTCATGTATTTGGACATAAAAGCAAAAAGATTTCACATTTTGTTGCATATGTGCTGTCATTGTTAGATGCTAGCAGATCTAGAAAGAAAAGAGGTGTGAAAATTgcttttcagaaataaaaaataatataacatGATTTCGTGCATGTGTATGTTCTGAAAATTGAGTTGGTTTTTACTTGTTCTgacttaattttaatttatccGGTTTGAAAATCTATTTGGTGCAAATCAATGCAACACTCACATGCCACACTTTCTTCTTGAAAGGTTTCattaaagaaggaagaagaaaagaagaaaaaaataatgaaaattagaATAAAGGAAAATCGACTTCTgaggtggggaaaaaaaattatttcgtCGGTAAGCCAAAGATTGGATTAGCAACTCATGGTTGATGAATGGAGCCAATTGGATTACATGACTGAGCTCAGTTGGCTGTTCCTTATTCAGAAATGAAAACAAGAGCATTTCCAGATGTTGCAGTTCCACCACCTTTCAAATAAGTAAATGTACCAAAACCCACCAATAACTGTGATTAATATAGTCCGAATGGGTCGAGGAAAAGAGGAGGTTCAAAATCACGTCAGAATTAACCACAAGGTTCACCACTGAAAAGCCAATTGCCATAGGCAATATAGAGGTCAAAGATAAGACCAGACAAAACATCAGAAATTAGAGCATACGTAATTGGAAATTGCAGCAGAGAGAGGCGACATCAGCTGCCAATGATTGGTTATTAATGCACAATAGAGTAGAATTTTGCAGCAGATTTGGACTTCACGGCCATAAACAGAAATCAGAACTGATGGGGTTTTCCAGCTTGCGTTTGATTCTAAGAATAACTAATAAAAGGCTAAGGCAACTCTAATGAGTGGAAGCAAAAATAGAGGGAAAAACAGCAAATTTCAAGAGAAGAAGACAGAAAAAAGACCCAAGCCGTCGAATCTCATCCTCTCATTAGTCCGTTACttgacacacacacactatATGTAGCAAGATCCATGTCTTCCCGGGTCATCCTCAATTGGGTTCCACTGAGGAAAAGAGGGAGCCCGAtacagaaaccctagaaattagGACAAACAATCTCGACTAGAAAcagaatttcttcttcttcttttttacccaaaaaggaaacgacaggagaagaaaatagaagtaaATTGAAAACCTGGTCAACCATCTTGTGTTTGATGATGGTACTACGGTCTAGCACTTTCATGGCGACGCTTTCACCAGTCTCTGTGTTCTGAGCGAACTTGACCTTCGCGAACGTCCCTTCTCCAATTGTCCTACCCACCTCATATTTCCCGACCTTCCGGACCACCATAGTTTCAATCCCGCTCTGTCAACTCCGTCTTCTTGAGCAGAAGACTAAGacaaagacgaagaagaagaagaagaagcatccACCTTAACACACTGGGTTTTTTGTGGGGATTGAAGTAGGAGATGGATTTAATATCGATTTTGAGTTACTTTACTAAAATTCCCTCAGGAAAAAGCTTTACCAAATTGATAATATTTAAATATATCCTTATAATTATATGGGTAGTTGATTGGATTGCAGAGAAAGTAGGATTTTACTGGATTAGTATTTGGACTTCGGAGCACTAcccaataagaagaagaagaaggaggtggaGAAAGGGAccgtggaagaagaagaagaaatgtcgGAATCGGGTGGGAGAAGTGTGAAAGAAGTTTCTTCTTTCGTGCAATCTTGTCTCTCTGAGTAGTATTCCAATTCCAGAAGACCAGAACACCTTTTTGCATAGAATGgaatttttgcctttttttcaATTTGTAATTCGCGcgctctctctcttgtttctctctcttcctcgcAGAGACGCACTAACTCGTTTGATTTGATGGAAAGTATAGAAAGGATTTTATAGTATAGGGGACACATGGGAGGGGGGTGGTTCGGAGTTTCCAGTTATATTAATATACACCACGCCCTTTCCTCTCCGCGGCTCCGCCTTTCCGTTCACTTAAATGGGCCCCATGCATTGTTTAACTGCACCGTCAGGATTTCACGCGGAGGgtgaaattaataataaatagtGAATAGCCTAACAAGAAGATTTATAAATACTTGAGCAACTTCCACTTGATTAATACTTTTCAATTGATTAATACGAATATGAGATAATGgcctaggctatgtttggtagttaagagaagagaagagaagaaaacaaaaaaaaagtacagattgtactttttgttttttttttttttttttttttaagttttctctTTGTGATTGATATGTGAGTCAATCttcttattttaaaatttctcttgaattttgggattgtgaagttttctcttcctttcacaACAAAACCtgtaaaatataaaagaaaacatgaaaaaatataataaaaaaaaaaattcttttttatttttatttttttctcttctaatgTTGATTAAATATATATAGGCTTTTAGAGTTTTAGTTCATGATATTGATATCCATTCGTCTTAATCCAAATcaatgaaaaatcaaaaaataccaccattttttttattgataccaATTATTCATATTAGTATCATGGGAGGGATCGAAGTCCTCTATAGTGCTACAGGTCATGTGATGCAGCTCCAAATATTAGAAATCCTTAGCCATGTAACCCAAGACACTTCTAACCTTGAATCTACGTAATAAGGCGTGTAGTGTTGCAGAGAATCAAGTTCCATAGATATTAATCATGCTAATACCAATCAAATTGATCAATACAGATATTGCTGCCTTATTCCATGCATGTCTCATAGTTCCACTCAAGATTCTATATATTGATATTGGATCGACCCATGTAAGAGCAATATCGAAATTGACCAATCTTAGATCAGATATTAGATTGGGGATAAAATTGTCAGTTTCTGTAATAAAAATATGGATAATACTGATTGATCCAGATGGATACGGACTAATCCAGATtcgtatcggtggaggtcgatTCCAATTTCCCCCatccttttctattttctttcgaTGGACCAATGACTGGACACAAccaatgccttttttttttttggtaggaaactGGAGAGATCCAATCTATTCCATCGTTTCATTGACTTttgcatgtctttttttttttttatataatatatatatagtatatattttttggaatgGGTCGGTATGGTTGGCAAGAAATAAAAAGGTAaagttctctccttttttttttcataatcttGAGAACATTCTTATTATATTAGATCTCTTATATTGTGACTTCGTGACAATACTCGAGTTAGGGACTTGGattacaaccaaaaaaaaagaaaaaagttaagCTCTTGGAGAAGCTGAAGTTTCACGGCAACACAAATCAATGCAATGCTATTGATAA includes the following:
- the LOC122073936 gene encoding CBL-interacting serine/threonine-protein kinase 8-like isoform X1, with the protein product MVVRKVGKYEVGRTIGEGTFAKVKFAQNTETGESVAMKVLDRSTIIKHKMVDQIKREISIMKLVRHPYVVRLREVLASRTKIYIILEFITGGELFDKIVHQGRLNETESRRYFQQLIDGVDYCHSKGVYHRDLKPENLLLDSQGNLKISDFGLSAFSAQGISLLRTTCGTPNYVAPEVLSHKGYDGAVADVWSCGVILYVLMAGYLPFDDIDLTTLYSKIEQADFSCPSWFSVGANSLIQRILDPNPETRIHIEEIRNDEWFRKGYVPVRLVEYEDVNLDDVYAVFDDPEEQQVNEKSGKEDMGPLNLNAFDLIILSQGLNLSALFDRQQDCVKHQMRFVSQKPAKVVLSSMEVVAQSMGFKTHIRNYKMRVEGLSTDKASHFSVILEVFEVAPSFFMVDINKAAGDAVEFPKFYKKFCSKLEDIIWKPPNETSKSWKTKSTKR
- the LOC122073936 gene encoding CBL-interacting serine/threonine-protein kinase 8-like isoform X2 produces the protein MVVRKVGKYEVGRTIGEGTFAKVKFAQNTETGESVAMKVLDRSTIIKHKMVDQIKREISIMKLVRHPYVVRLREVLASRTKIYIILEFITGGELFDKIVHQGRLNETESRRYFQQLIDGVDYCHSKGVYHRDLKPENLLLDSQGNLKISDFGLSAFSAQGISLLRTTCGTPNYVAPEVLSHKGYDGAVADVWSCGVILYVLMAGYLPFDDIDLTTLYSKIEQADFSCPSWFSVGANSLIQRILDPNPETRIHIEEIRNDEWFRKGYVPVRLVEYEDVNLDDVYAVFDDPEEQQVNEKSGKEDMGPLNLNAFDLIILSQGLNLSALFDRQQDCVKHQMRFVSQKPAKVVLSSMEVVAQSMGFKTHIRNYKVFEVAPSFFMVDINKAAGDAVEFPKFYKKFCSKLEDIIWKPPNETSKSWKTKSTKR